The Marinomonas profundi DNA segment TGCCAATCCCTCTCAGTAGTTAAGTCACTCAATCTAACGAACGTTTTTGTACACCACACGCTATGCTAACATTGCGCTTTTAGTCACCACATTAATTCAATACCCATTCATTATGAAAAAACCCTACTCTAATGCTGAACAAGTGCCTTCGCTTTGGTTTCCTTTAGTAAAGAAGTTTTATCAAGCACATTACCCCAGCGGTAAACCGAATAAAGCAGATCCTATTTGGGTAATAAGACATGAAAATAAAATTCTTTGCGCGGTCAGGCTCAAACACATCGCAGGCGCTCAATTACTCACCGCGATGGTAACCGCCCCTTCTCATCGCAATATTGGCCTTGGCAGCCATCTAATCAACAGCATTCATCCTGCTTTAAGTGAAATGCCTACTTATTGCTTTGCATTTACTCATCTTGTGCCTTTCTATCATGCGAATCATTTTACGACCATCTCAGCAAAAATGTTACCAGAAGAACTAGAAAACCGTCTTCGAGCCTATACAGCACAAGGCCGAAACCTTACACCAATGTGCTACATTCGCCGCTAAAAGGCACTTAAAAAGCGCTTAAATAATCTTAAATTACTAAAATGATCACGTCATTATTGACCCTTTTCAATCCCCTCCAGTACCTTTGGAAGCATTACTTACCTTCCCGATGGGAACCAATAAGAATACCGAGGAAATAATGTCTATCAGCCTACCAGCAAACTCAAAAATGCTTACCTCCGATTTTATCTTCGGCGTGGCCACTGCCTCCTTCCAAATCGAAGGCGCAACCGCCGTCGACAATCGCCTACCCTCCATTTGGGACACATTCTGCGCGATACCCGGCAAGGTAAAAGGCGCCGATAACGGTGATATGGCGTGTGACCATTATCACCTCTGGGAGCAAGATATTCAGTTGATCAAAGGCCTTGGTGTAGACGCCTATCGACTATCCATTGCGTGGCCACGCGTAATGGACGAAAAAGGCGAAGCAAACCAAGCCGGACTCGATTTTTATCGCAACTTACTTAAACAGTTGAAAGCCGAAGGCCTAACGGTATTTGTGACACTTTATCACTGGGATCTACCGCAACACTTAGAGGATAAAGGCGGTTGGCTTAACCGAGAAACCGCTTACCAATTCAAACGCTACGCCGATTTAGTGACCAAAGAATTAGCCGAATGGGTCGACAGTTGGGCCACCTTTAACGAACCTTTCTGCGCCGCTATTTTAGGGTACGAATTAGGCATACACGCCCCCGGTTTAAGCAAACCAGAATACGGCAGACAAGCCGCTCACCATATTCTGCTCGCCCATGGTCTGGCCTTGCCCGTTATTCGCAAAAATGCGCCAACATCGCAGGTTGGCATCGTCCTCAACATGAATCGTTCCTACGCAGCCAGTGAGAAAGCCGAAGACCAATTCGCTTGTTTGATGCGTGAAACACTAGACAACCAGTTTTTCATTGAACCCTTAATGAAAGGGCAATACCCACAACTCCTTAAAACCGTAGCGCCGCAATATTTGCCAACGGTATTACCCGGCGACATGGACATCATCAGCCAACCAATTGATTTCTTGGGTATGAACTTCTACACCTGCAATCACAACGCCTACGATGCCGATAACCTGTTCAAAAACGTAAAAAACAGCCAACCAGTTGAATACACAGACATAGGTTGGGAAATCGCACCTCATGCCTTCACCGAGTTATTAGTGACGCTTCATCAACAATATACCTTGCCACCCCTTTATATTACCGAGAATGGCGCGGCGTGCGCCGATCAGATCATTGATGGCGAAATCAACGATGAGCAGCGTATTCGTTATTTGAATGGGCACTTAAACGCGGTGCATCAAGCGATGGAAAGTGGCGTCGATATTCGCGGTTATTTCGCGTGGAGCCTAATGGATAACTTTGAGTGGGCAGAAGGCTATAGCAAGCGCTTTGGGCTCACTTACGTTGATTATCAGACTCAGAAAAGAACCATCAAACACAGCGGTTATGCCTATCGTGACTTTTTAAACCGTCGCAAACGTTAAAAACGCTATCGCCTATAATTGAATAATAAAAACGCCCGATGCATCACATCGGGCGTTTTTTATTGGCTTTTATTGATCGCCTTTTAGTTATAACAAAGACGCTACTTCAAATGCCCCGCATTATGCAGCGCTCTCTCTTCCTCAGCAGGCGGCGTCCACTGGTATTGCCAAGTCTCTGTCAGCGGCTGGCCATTGGCTTCCAAGTGAACCGTTAAGTTAATTGGCTTAGACTTGCCTTTGGGTGGCACTAAATCAAACATGGCACGATAACCATCAATGGAGTGCAGTGGACGAGCCGATTCAATTTCTACTCTTCCCTCGGAAGACGTAATCACCGCATTCACTTTGGTGTCCTTGCCCAGCATGGCCAAAGAACCGCCTGCGAAGTCCACCACAAAGCGTTTGCTATAATAATGGCGCTTCTTACCAATCACACCACCGATGCCCGTAAAGGTGTCGACAACACGAGCGCGATTAGATTGCACCGGTGGATGACTTCCCCAATACATGTTGTAGCTATAGAGCAACTCTTGTCCGGCTTCAACGGGCGCGGCTGGATTCCAAAAAGCAACAATGTTGTCGAACGTTTCGTCCAGCGTCGGAATCTCTACCAATTGCACCGCCCCTTTACCCCAGTTACCGATCGGCTCAATCCACAAACTTGGGCGCTTCTCATAGAAGACACCGTCATCTTGATAATGGTCGAAATTGCGGTCTCGCTGTAACAAACCAAAGCCTTTGGGATTCTCATCACTGTAGGCATTAAATTGTAAGTTCGCAGGGTTGGTTAATGGGCGCCAAATCCATTCGCCATTGCCTGTCTGCATGGCAAGACCATCAGAATCATGGATCTCAGCGCGCCAGTCATAATTGGTTCTACGATCATTTTCACCCACCATAAACATACTGGTCATTGGGGCGATCCCCAAACGCTCGACCGATTTGCGGGGATAAACAGCAGAATCTACGCGCATTTTGAAGGGTTCTCCCGGCGTCATATCAAAACGATAAGCGCCAGTCACACTAGGAGAGTCCATTAAGGCATATACGGTCACTACATCCGAACCCGATGTTGGTTTTTCTAACCAAAAATCCGTAAACGTTGGAAACTCTTCCGGATGCGGCATGGCGGTGTCGATTGCCAAACCTCGAGCAGAAAGACCATACTGCATTTCGCTGCCCACGGCGCGGAAGTAACTCGCCCCTAAAAAGGCGACGACATCACGTTGCCAATCCGTCGCAAACTGCATTCTAAAACCCGCAAAACCAAGATCTTTAGGGAGCTTATTACCGTCCACTTTGGACTTACCGTAGGTAAACTCAGAAGGCATGTAAGGAATTGGCGTTGATTTACCATTTTCCAATTCACTCATATGAATCGGTGTGTCAAAGCCTAAACCAAGATGAAAAAGCTCTGTACGGAACTCTGATTTTTGGTCGCGCCACAAGGCCGCGTCTTTATTAAAGCGAATCTCTTGGTAATCATCCCAATCAAGACGCTTTAAACTCTCTGGCATCTCACCTTGATGGCTTTCATAGGGTTTAGTCGCCAATTGACGAGCATGGCCTTTTAACCAAGCATAGCTGAACGCTTCGCCTTTCTTCGGTTGAGCGGCAGATTGAGAGGCTTGTGACTGCGATGATTGTGATGGGGCAGCACAAGCCGTCAGACTAAACAAAACGCCAACCGCCAATAGAGAGCAACTCGCCAGGCGCTGTAAACGATTAGAGACATTTACCTTGTGAGGCAGCGGCACCACGAATGTTGAGTCCTTCGTGGACTCGGACACACTATGAAAAAGCATATAAGACAACCCTATCAACTTAAAATTTAATGCCTATATTAGCGAATTACGGCCTTACCAAGTGTTCAGATAGAGTAAATATTTAACATATTAACGCAGACAATTTAGGGTAACGCGTCACCTTACCAATGCGGTCAAAACACTCCGCCCAAAACACAGTCAATATCATGATAGCGCTGCTAGCGACTTACCTATAAAATTCTGACAAATCAAACCATCGCAAGGAATTCTAACTATGAAAAATGCCGTTTTAGGCATTCAAATGCTGTTTGTTGCATTTGGCGCCCTCGTACTCGTACCACTACTCACAGGGCTTGACCCTAACGTTGCCCTGTTTGGTGCCGGCGTCGGCACCCTACTATTCCAATTAATGACACGTCGAACCGTTCCCATTTTTCTCGCCTCATCTTTCGCCTTTATTGCTCCGATTATGTATGGCGTGCAAACATGGGGAATTCCCGCCACCATGGGCGGACTAATGGCAGCAGGCCTGGTATACGTCATTCTTGGTGGATTCATTCGCTTAAAAGGTGCCGGCTTTATCCACACATTATTACCGCCCGTGGTAATTGGCCCGGTGATTATGGTAATCGGCCTTGGATTGGCTCCTGTCGCTGTCAATATGGCATTAGGTAAAAGTGGTGATGGCCAACTACAGCTCGTAGATGCTGACATTTCAATTTGGATTGCTATCGCCTCCTTACTCACAACCATCTTCATCAGTGTGTTCGCCAAAGGCCTGTTTAAATTACTACCTGTCTTCGGCGGTATAATAGTCGGCTACATATTAAGCCTGCTATGCGGCATCGTCAGCTTCGAACCTATATATAATGCCCCATGGTTTGCTGTACCTAACTTCACTGCGCCA contains these protein-coding regions:
- a CDS encoding GNAT family N-acetyltransferase: MYTTRYANIALLVTTLIQYPFIMKKPYSNAEQVPSLWFPLVKKFYQAHYPSGKPNKADPIWVIRHENKILCAVRLKHIAGAQLLTAMVTAPSHRNIGLGSHLINSIHPALSEMPTYCFAFTHLVPFYHANHFTTISAKMLPEELENRLRAYTAQGRNLTPMCYIRR
- a CDS encoding uracil-xanthine permease family protein encodes the protein MKNAVLGIQMLFVAFGALVLVPLLTGLDPNVALFGAGVGTLLFQLMTRRTVPIFLASSFAFIAPIMYGVQTWGIPATMGGLMAAGLVYVILGGFIRLKGAGFIHTLLPPVVIGPVIMVIGLGLAPVAVNMALGKSGDGQLQLVDADISIWIAIASLLTTIFISVFAKGLFKLLPVFGGIIVGYILSLLCGIVSFEPIYNAPWFAVPNFTAPEFNINAILFMLPVALAPAVEHVGDILSISNVTGKNYLKKPGLHRTIAGDGIATMAAAMVGAPPNTTYSEVTGAVMLTKAFNPIIMTWAAIAAIALAWMGKLGATLQTIPLPVMGGIMILLFGSIAAVGLNTLIKNQVDLHKSRNLIIVGVTLVFGIGGMAFGIGEFSLQGISLCGIVAITLNLILPKDIGDNHIVDKAQMED
- a CDS encoding glucan biosynthesis protein, encoding MLFHSVSESTKDSTFVVPLPHKVNVSNRLQRLASCSLLAVGVLFSLTACAAPSQSSQSQASQSAAQPKKGEAFSYAWLKGHARQLATKPYESHQGEMPESLKRLDWDDYQEIRFNKDAALWRDQKSEFRTELFHLGLGFDTPIHMSELENGKSTPIPYMPSEFTYGKSKVDGNKLPKDLGFAGFRMQFATDWQRDVVAFLGASYFRAVGSEMQYGLSARGLAIDTAMPHPEEFPTFTDFWLEKPTSGSDVVTVYALMDSPSVTGAYRFDMTPGEPFKMRVDSAVYPRKSVERLGIAPMTSMFMVGENDRRTNYDWRAEIHDSDGLAMQTGNGEWIWRPLTNPANLQFNAYSDENPKGFGLLQRDRNFDHYQDDGVFYEKRPSLWIEPIGNWGKGAVQLVEIPTLDETFDNIVAFWNPAAPVEAGQELLYSYNMYWGSHPPVQSNRARVVDTFTGIGGVIGKKRHYYSKRFVVDFAGGSLAMLGKDTKVNAVITSSEGRVEIESARPLHSIDGYRAMFDLVPPKGKSKPINLTVHLEANGQPLTETWQYQWTPPAEEERALHNAGHLK
- a CDS encoding GH1 family beta-glucosidase, coding for MSISLPANSKMLTSDFIFGVATASFQIEGATAVDNRLPSIWDTFCAIPGKVKGADNGDMACDHYHLWEQDIQLIKGLGVDAYRLSIAWPRVMDEKGEANQAGLDFYRNLLKQLKAEGLTVFVTLYHWDLPQHLEDKGGWLNRETAYQFKRYADLVTKELAEWVDSWATFNEPFCAAILGYELGIHAPGLSKPEYGRQAAHHILLAHGLALPVIRKNAPTSQVGIVLNMNRSYAASEKAEDQFACLMRETLDNQFFIEPLMKGQYPQLLKTVAPQYLPTVLPGDMDIISQPIDFLGMNFYTCNHNAYDADNLFKNVKNSQPVEYTDIGWEIAPHAFTELLVTLHQQYTLPPLYITENGAACADQIIDGEINDEQRIRYLNGHLNAVHQAMESGVDIRGYFAWSLMDNFEWAEGYSKRFGLTYVDYQTQKRTIKHSGYAYRDFLNRRKR